The following coding sequences lie in one Arachis stenosperma cultivar V10309 chromosome 5, arast.V10309.gnm1.PFL2, whole genome shotgun sequence genomic window:
- the LOC130979589 gene encoding two-component response regulator ARR5 codes for MTQVMERDGVVSEEVHVLAVDDSLVDRKVIERLLKISACKVTAVDSGISALQLLGLDEQRTSESDDFVGLKVDLIITDYCMPGMSGYDLLKKIKGSSTFREIPVVIMSSENILPRIDRCLEEGAKDFIVKPVKLSDVKRLKNYMSTATRDVSAAEAGGCSGGGGGGGGGINKRKLSDTTAFDYLSSSPPSISSSITPLSSPSDSSSSPSPSPLSSPIRSLDSPIRRLKMTGAD; via the exons atgacTCAGGTGATGGAGAGAGACGGCGTCGTTTCAGAAGAAGTTCATGTCTTAGCCGTCGATGATAGCCTCGTCGATCGGAAGGTCATTGAGCGCTTACTCAAAATCTCAGCATGTAAAG TTACTGCTGTTGATAGTGGAATCAGTGCCCTGCAGTTACTGGGGCTAGACGAACAGAGAACATCTGAATCAGATGATTTTGTG GGTTTAAAGGTAGATCTAATTATCACAGACTATTGCATGCCTGGAATGTCTGGTTATGATTTGCTCAAAAAAATTAag GGATCGTCCACTTTCAGAGAAATTCCGGTCGTCATCATGTCCTCGGAAAATATCTTGCCACGAATTGACAG ATGCTTAGAGGAGGGAGCAAAGGATTTCATAGTGAAGCCAGTGAAGTTATCTGACGTGAAACGGTTGAAGAATTATATGAGCACCGCCACCAGGGACGTTAGCGCCGCCGAAGCCGGAGGTTGCAGCGGTGGCGGcggtggtggtggaggaggaATTAACAAAAGGAAGCTTTCAGACACTACCGCCTTTGATTATCTGTCATCATCTCCACCGTCCATTTCGTCCTCAATAACCCCCTTATCATCGCCGTCCGATTCTTCTTCATCGCCTTCGCCGTCGCCATTATCTTCGCCCATCAGATCGCTTGATTCTCCAATCCGACGGCTTAAAATGACCGGCGCAGATTGA